Genomic window (Culex pipiens pallens isolate TS chromosome 3, TS_CPP_V2, whole genome shotgun sequence):
ggagacaaaaacttaaaataaaatttgtaccagccttatgtcaagtcaaaaaatgcaaatatgaaTCGCGATGTCGGTTCCAGTCTAAGTGGATTGATTTTTGTATGTAtaaaaattaactatttttagttttcatattttctcatttttgatcttttgataatttttaagaacaaaatggagatttgttgatgattttatgttggcattttatgttagACTCCCGGTTATATCTTTTGACTACTGAAGATACCTAACATGAGTACCTTGAGTACAATTTTAAAGCTCAAAAAACGTATCACATTAGGCTATAAGAATTTCTATTTACCAAATTTAGATCAACTtgcgatttttttcgaaattgctttttttatgaaacaagcccaaacatgataTGTTTTAAAAGCTGATTTTAAAGCCATTCGTTTttattgcttgttttttttctaaaaaaattactgaaactTAAAACTTTCTTCTTATTTTCAGTGACCAAAGCTTCTCCACAATTTCACACACCTTTGTCAGTCAACACGCGTCAAATCATCAACTCGCTAGTCCGTGATCTGCGTGAAACGGAAAAATCCTTAACCCCACTGAAAACCAGCAAAACTTCCCTAGAACGCAACTTTACCCAATATCGCACCAAAAAAGACCAACATCACGGACGCCAAGCTGTTTTCAACCTACACCGAAACGGCCAAAACCTCCTCCAAAAAGCACTCCAACTCCAAACCAACGCATCCCAGCTAGAGAATCGCATCGAGCGCCAGTTTGAACCCCGTCTAAGGCAACTTCAGGCTCTGCCCCGTAACTCCCAGGACTCGACCGTGGACAATCAGATTGCGCAAAGTGTCAACATCTACCGGCGTATCTGTGAACTGCTGCTGAACCTGATCGAAGTGCCGGCCTACATCATTGCGCAGTTGAGTGGAGCGGACAGTGATGAGTTTGGCGATTCGGAGCAGGATGAAGGTTTAGGAGTTGGTGGAGATGTTGCAGGGGATTACGGTGACGTTGGCGTCAATGGAacagaataaaacaaaaatgacttcaAGATGTAATCAAATCATTCAAATATATAGAAATGACATCAATTGGcagataattttgaaatatttcaatcaaattcaTCACTTCAGCTTGCGACAAAAGCGAATCGTTATAACTTTCCGGGAAACTCGATCGAATTGTTATTAACAGCCCCTCTCCTTTCATCATCCCACATGATGCATTGAAAAGACTGTCACCGAGAATCATTTTTCTTCGTCGAACCATTCCTCGAAAAGCGCTCGAACCCATGCTGTGTGTATCGTGCACTCTCTTTCTCCGCAAACGAGCATCGATTGCTTCCAATAATAGCCCCGTGAGCGATGAGAAAATCTTTTACATTCATCATCCGTCAGAAGCATCCCTCCCCCCTCATTTCTCGATGGAAAAGCTTTTCTAGAATtctgagaaagaaaaaaaaaaaaatgacctccACACAATACGGTGATTgaaggtggggggggggggtgaaggGGAAAACCTCTCTGAAAGCTTCTGAGCTTTCTGTCAATTGTCAATTATGGCACGCTCGAGCTCGTGCCATCGTTGTCGGCTGAGGCCTCGTCCCCGCCCACCCGCTTAATTTCCCTTTTTTACCCCCGGATGCATCGTTTGTCACACTGCAAGTAAAGATGCACTTACTTTGGGGATGAACCTTAATGGTGGAGGCTGCGGTTTGTAGGAATGAGCTAAGAAGTtttccaaacaaaattaaaatttgttcattttttcaaaatccgtatagcaaattttttttatatttttctcccATCGCATTGAGTCGAAATCAAAGTTTCACAACCTGTAAGTACCATTGAATGATTCAAAATTCGAACAGTATTTTTGTAATAATCTTAACTTGGTAAAAAACAAGTTTAGCTTTTAAAAGAAGGATGAAAAATTCACAtgataattaatttaaatgtaTTATTATTCTGATATTTTTTCTAGCTATCTTCACTTAAACTTTACCCTatattttgtttacattataaaataataacatgggtaattctctaccaactcacacgaaatcgggaaaagttgccccgacccctcttcgatttgcgtgaaactttgtcctaaggggtaacttttgtccctgatcacgaatccgaggtccgttttttgatatctcgtgacggaggggcggtacgaccccttccatttttgaacatgcgaaaaaagaggtgtttttcaataatttgcagcctgaaacggtgatgagatagaaatttggtgtcaaagggacttttatgtaaaattagacgcccgatttgatggcgtactcagaattccgaaaaaacgtatttttcatcgaaaaaaacactaaaaaagttttaaaaatcctcccattttccgttactcgactgtaaaaaattttggaacatgtcattttatgggaaatttaatgtacttttcgaatctacattgtcccagaagggtcattttttcatttagaacaaaatttttcattttaaaatttcgtgttttttctaactttgcagggttattttttagagtgttttaatgttctacaaagttgtagagcagacaattacaaaaattttgatatatagacataaggggtttgcttataaacatcacaagttatcgcgattttacgaaaaaaagttttgaaaaagttactttttgcgtttctctttgtttcgtcgtccgtgtctgtcgcgggtgaccatgaacggccatgatcgatgacgaccaactttttcaaaactttttttcgtaaaatcgcgataactcgtgatttttataagcaaaccccttatgtctatatatcaaaatttttgtaattgtctgctctacaactttgtagaacattaaaacactctaaaaaataaccctgcaaagttagaaaaaacacgaaattttaaaatgaaaaattttgttctaaatgaaaaaatgacccttctgggacaatgtagattcggaaagtacattaaatttcccataaaatgacatgttccaaaattttttacagtcgagtaacggaaaatgggaggatttttgaaacttttttagtgtttttttcgatgaaaaatacgttttttcggaattctgagtacgccatcaaatcgggcgtttaattttacataaaagtccctttgacaccaaatttctatctcatcaccgttttaggctgcaaattattgaaaaacacctcttttttcgcatgttcaaaaatggaaggggtcgtaccgcccctccgtcacgagatatcaaaaaacggacctcggattcgtgatcagggacaaaagttaccccttaggacaaagtttcacgcaaatcgaagaggggtcggggcaactgctgtgtgagttggcggagaattacccacatttcttttttttgttaaagaaaaactcattcaaaactaaaaataaaatatcatgaTGCATGTGTCACaaatttatttgacttaaaaaacaattttcaagccCAATTTTCAGCAAATCAGGGTAAAAAGTATTACAAAATGCGTTATTCATTATAGCAATTCTCTACGCAATTTGCCGTTTCgaccatttttctttttttttatttggctcaaactttgggaGGCCTTCCATATCAcccaagaagccattttgtgtcattggttcacccatacaaatttccatacaatattgacagctgttcatacaaaaatggtacgtaaatattcgaaaatctgtaactgttCAAggaattgatttggtgtcttcggcaaagttgtaggtatttatgaggactattcagaaaaaaataggaactcggataaaaaaatggtgattttttaattaactttttttttcaaaaaaaaatcaattgcccaaaatccgtatctttttcatttttgaaatttttaatatattttaggggacaaaaccccgcatctttTCAGCCATTCAGAAgaatggaccaaaattttgccgacgagttattattttttttaaaacagtgatatttgtaaaaaaagagttaaaccttgtacataaaatttgttaatctcatttttcaaaatcgaatttgcaatcaaaagttctttaaaaatacttgaataaatgcaccgttttcaaaaatgCCATTCAAAGATAAATTTTGTCCGTAAAATtccgttgttttttttatattgtccatgATTGCCTAattctaaacatatttttttcgaaaagttcggaaaatttcctgcaatttaatctaagaaacattgaagattggacaattgctgagatacagcggataaaataaaaagaaaccggaagtttgttgtttttaagtctcacccaaacaaccctccattttgtcaataactcagcaactaatggtccgattttaaatgttaaaatatgatacatccgcgaaattttctgattttttcgaaaacaatatttttttaatcaagactaacatttcaaaaatgctaaacattcaatattacgcccttttgaaatgttagtcttgacttaaaaaatcaaaatactttcatgaatgtttcaaattttaataatgaaaatcagaccattatttgctgagatattgacattagaaaatggacaCATTGTTGCATTTATTTCAAGCAGATTTTAGAATAAGTACTTTGAAATTGCCGTGGAATTTAAATgtccgtgaaaaatcactagcctaCATATTACCTATGAcgaacttaaaattttaaacccaaaatttcaaataaaaaaaacttgtaatgcTGATTTTGTGATGATTTTATAGCTAAGGTGTTCAtggataagtgcagtgcttcttgggacgcgcagtcctattttttcgtgataattttcgtctcttttgtgtcgctgtttgtgtgcatgggctgattggtcataataattgaataatgccttcataagtgcagtgcttcttgggacgtacAGTccgtttttttcgcgataattttcgtcgtaaatgatcgtaaaaatttattccaactttcagttttagtattaattcATCAATCTATCGATTTTAttaagagtaaagcgtcatttatttactatttttgaaatttgctcgcgttatctaaattgtacaaacagtaaaaatatattgataagtccagcccatagcgctactgctcggttggcacgcgttcgattaaaacaaactttttaaataatcaattatttatctttccgcagccggctgcctaagatttaaaatttcaaccgataaacaaaatgctcatggtcacatcactgccactcgtgaatcctgacctcatacccatctactaaccccctcaaaactcatgtgatactttgtcggagaagcagtcgattgggcggtctctatcactcaagtatcggactaacattcccatccacttccccgtgaccctaccactggtcgtggccggcgccggtattgatcagcatgataggggcctttgagaagttgcgaagcgaggaaagatagcacccactcatcttccacggctcgtggatgtaacttctggaggtcctggtcaataacggagtagcaactgcgggtgggcacctatgcttatgcttattttaTAGCTAAGGTGTTCATGTGTTGAAATAAATAAAgtctaaaaacataaatttatactctaatctaatctaatccaacaCTATAAAgtctaaaaacataaatttatacaaaattaaACTGGCTgtgaaattaacaaaaatcataCGAATCACCATAATAACACCATAAtcattacaaaaaaactaaaaaagaatTAAGCCaaagtgaaaagttttttttttcaattatttatattaaaaaaatacaaacagaagtaaaatcataaaacaattttgttttcttcGAATTGCCAAATTTGAATTCGAGCCAAAGCTTAAAGGGAGCCATCCTCAAACCTCGTTAACACTATTTTGGATAATTGAGATTTAAATCTATAACTATGAAGttacacattttaaaacttaaatggaaTTGGAAACACACCACAAGGTCATAATTTTCTTCATCTTCTGTATTCAAAAATATGCAATACTTTGAAGCACTTTAAtcatttaatattgaaaataaaattgtcattgttgaaagtttttcataaatatattgtttagaaaaaaaacctgtCACTTTTCTGATCCTTTTTTAGTAAGACAAAACATATacttgaaatttgacttttcaaacaaaaaaacacaatttacaGTTAGTCAAATTATTTGATACAGGGCAAACTGAACAATTTAAGTACAATAAAAATTGAGCTTTAAAAgtacagtcaagactcgattatccgaaccaCGATTATCcgtagtttcgattatccaaagttcgattttCTCtaaataatcgaatcatgaccaaaaatttatttctattttttatatccttgctttaaacatcaaattctagttctgcgacctcaatttagtcaaatttgaaaacaaaattgcctttaaaattaaaaaacgttttttttttgttcaataaaaatgttatcatcgccattttagccgccatcttggatataAAAATTCTAATTCATTATTGAGTAGTTTATGGGATATACCTAAGCTTGACCATAAAaaagacagcgaaaaaaaaatattttcatgattcaattatccgaagttgaatttttccaaggcttcggataatcaagtctggactgtacttttaaagctgagcaattctctacgaaatcggtcttttttcttcaattttaatttttgtattttttaatccgactgaaacttttttggtgccttcggtatgcccaaagaagccattttgcatcattagtttgtccatataattttccatacaaatttggcagctgtccatacaaaaatgatctatgaaaattcaaaaatctgtatctcttgaagaaattttttgatcgatttggtgtcttcggcaaagttgtaggtatggatacggactacactggaaaaaaatgatacacggtaaaaaaaaatttggtgattttttatttaactttttatcactaaaacttgatttgcaaaaaaaacactatttttaattttttttattttttgatatgttttagaggacataaaatgccaacttttcagaaatttccaggttgtgcaaaaaatctttgaacgagttatgaatttttgaatcaatacagattttttcaaaaaatcgaaatattggtcgcaaaattttttaacttcatttttcgatgtaaaatcaaatttgcaatcaaaaagtactttagtgaaattttgataaagtgcaccgttttcaagttaaatccatatttaggtgacttttttgaaaatagtcgcagtttttaatttttttaaattagtgcacatgtttgcacacttttggaaaaaatatttttgaaaagctgagaaaattctctatattttgcttcttcggactttgttgatacgatctttagttgctgagatattgccatgcaaaggtttaaaaactggaaaattgatgttttctaagtctcaccctaacagcccatcaatttttaatgtcgatatctcagcaactaatggtccgattttcaatgttaatatatgaaacatttgtgaaattttccgatcttttcgaaaaaaatattttcaaaaattttaaaccaagactaacattttaaaaggacgtaatattgaatgtttggcccttttgaaatgttagtcttgatttgaaaattttgaaaatattgttttcgaaaagatcggaaaatttcacaaatgttttatatattaacattgaaaatcggaccattagttgctgagatattgacgatagaaaatggtgggttgtttgggtgagacttagaaaacatcaattttcctgtttttaaacctttgcattgcaatatctcagcaactaaaggtcgtatcaacaaagtccgaagaagcaaaatatagagaattttttcagcttttcaaaaatattttttccaaaagtgtgcaaacatgtgcactaatttaaaaaaatgaaaaacttcgactattttcaaaaaagtcacctaaatatggatttaacttgaaaacggtgcactttatcaaaatttcactaaagtactttttgattgcaaatttgattttacatcaaaaaatgaagttgaaaaatttttgcgaccaaaatttagattttttgaaaaaatcagtattgattaaaaaattcataactcggtcaatgattttttgcacaacctggaaatttctgaaaagttggcattttatgtcctctaaaacatatcaaaaaataaaaaaaaataaaaatagtgtttttttgcaaatcaagttttagtgataaaaaattaaataaaaaaatcaccaaattttctttaccgtgtatcatttttttccagtgtaatccatatccatacctacaattttgcccaagacaccaaatcgatcaaaaaattccttcaaaagatacagatttttgaattttcatggatcatttttgtatggacagctgccaaatttgtatggaaaattatatggacaaactaatgatgcaaaacggcttctttggacataccgaaggcaccaaaaaagtttcagttggattaaaaaatacaaaaattaaaattgaagaaaaaagaccgatttcgtagagaattgctctatgactataaatttcggaaaattgaatgaccgaactaaaaaaatgtcagaCACAAACTAATGGTAAATacgacgagcttttcggtaaaaatatttacgagactagaAAATaaatctgtcatatagaaatggtCAAAAGATTGCAAGAAACCCctgtttttcaactttttttattttatgacaatggtcaatatggagagttttatgtaaaattgtctagaaaCTCggtcacttaaaaaaaaatttttagtaaataattattgtactttttggagagacataccattctgcatttttcgcGAGTCTCTTTGTAGCATCttaaggctatttcctcaaaaactttgaacgaaaaaaagacGTGACGTCaccttaaaattaaacttttaaacttgaaaattgaaaaatctcatagaagtggcgtacATTTATCTTTCactgtatttttattttcagaagacccgtccaatttcctacaaatttgtctttgaccactttttgatacgataaaCAGCTTCGAgattcagtaatttttaaaattacgaaATCAATTGAATAACACATGCCCtttgaaatttcagttttcCTGTGCAACTGGCTCTATATATACAAAAAAGGCTCATAtctgcctaggataacatgtctacaaagtttcattgaaatcgaagagggtctgGTACAAAAGTAcgagaaaaattcctgatttgagctggaattgctcttagcactacttaaaaatattttctgttcATTAATAGGCCAAACATTACAAACCAATTCACAACCAAATTTCCACTAATTCCACTTGCCCCAACCTCCCCAACGAACCTTCTTGCCAGGCAAAAATCGGCTCGTTCGCTTCGCGCACAAATATGCACACACCAAATAACTTCGAGAAATGAATCAATATTTATTAAGCAGCTTACGTGCATACACTTCCACCCCCTCACCGACTCCTCACTTTACCGCTTCATCCCCATCATTATGTGGTTACCCGGGGCACGAGACTTTTCTCCGGAAAATTGTTTTCCTGCTCTTGCTCTGCCGAAGCCACTAATTGCACCCAGGCAACCTTCGCCTCCTGGCTTGGAacaggaaaaataaaatattgcctTTAGATtggaaattgaagaattttaatcaTCCCTTCGGGCGGCGGCGTTGATCGTTAGGATTTCAAAGGAAAAgcggaaaaaa
Coding sequences:
- the LOC120425612 gene encoding uncharacterized protein LOC120425612, with translation MAPMAWHVTAVVTMAMVAAATVTKASPQFHTPLSVNTRQIINSLVRDLRETEKSLTPLKTSKTSLERNFTQYRTKKDQHHGRQAVFNLHRNGQNLLQKALQLQTNASQLENRIERQFEPRLRQLQALPRNSQDSTVDNQIAQSVNIYRRICELLLNLIEVPAYIIAQLSGADSDEFGDSEQDEGLGVGGDVAGDYGDVGVNGTE